The following coding sequences lie in one Apostichopus japonicus isolate 1M-3 chromosome 13, ASM3797524v1, whole genome shotgun sequence genomic window:
- the LOC139978886 gene encoding DAZ-associated protein 1-like isoform X7 — MSDEELGKLFIGGVDKDTTEDEFKSHFAKYGELIDCVLMKDSESERNRGFGFVKYKDPENAEDVLNSGDVVLNGKKLDPKKCTPRGSNQRVERKPNVQLADADTPHKIFIGGVPQGINERDITLLFSRFGSVSAVKLAQDPDTKRNKGFGFVSFMQERSALEACKEHFVDCGGKQVECKPARKAQKSGMKDGGGFYGGDFNGGNNWQGGPGGGPGNGPYGYMQGGGGQGWGGGPQQQMGNFGGHGNFGSPGGFGNQGGYGGNQGGFGGGYGGGGGNRGANQGGGFGGGYGGLQNGGGFGSGGQGGGGGGGFGNQYNQGGFGGGNQGYGGGYGGVYGSNQGGDPYSGNSGGGGGGGGGGSNYGGKLTGKVSPLF; from the exons ATGAGTGATGAAGAACTTGG GAAGCTCTTCATTGGAGGAGTTGATAAAGATACAACAGAAG ACGAATTCAAATCCCATTTTGCAAAATATGGAGAGCTGATCGATTGTGTGCTCATGAAAGACTCAGAATCTGAACGTAATAGAGGATTTGGATTTGTCAAATATAAGGATCCTGAAAATGCTGAAGATGTACTTAACAGTGGGGATGTAGTCCTTAATGGCAAGAAG CTTGACCCCAAAAAATGTACCCCACGTGGTAGTAACCAGAGAGTAGAGAGGAAACCTAATGTACAACTGGCAGATGCTGACACTCCACATAAAATCTTCATTGGGGGAGTCCCTCAGGGTATCAACGAGAGGGATATAACCTTACTCTTCTCAAGGTTTGGATCG GTATCTGCTGTCAAATTAGCTCAAGATCCAGATACAAAGAGAAACAAAG GCTTTGGATTCGTGTCCTTCATGCAAGAGAGAAGTGCCCTGGAAGCATGCAAAGAACACTTTGTGGATTGCGGTGGCAAACAA GTGGAGTGTAAGCCAGCTCGTAAGGCCCAGAAATCTGGAATGAAAGATGGCGGGGGCTTCTATGGCGGTGACTTTAACGGAGGCAACAACTGGCAAGGAGGACCAGGGGGTGGCCCAGGCAATGGACCGTATGGCTATATGCAAG GTGGAGGTGGCCAAGGTTGGGGTGGTGGTCCACAACAACAAATGG GGAATTTTGGAGGTCATGGCAACTTTGGCAGTCCGGGAGGCTTTGGTAACCAGGGTGGCTACGGTGGTAACCAAGGAGGTTTTGGCGGAGGGtacggaggaggaggaggaaaccGGGGTGCCAACCAAGGAGGAGGTTTCGGTGGTGGATATGGTGGTCTTCAGAATGGTGGTGGATTTGGAAGTGGCGGCCAAGGAGGAGGTGGAGGCGGTGGTTTTGGCAATCAATATAACCAGGGCGGTTTTG GTGGTGGCAATCAGGGGTACGGTGGTGGTTACGGAGGTGTTTATGGCAGTAACCAAGGAGGAGATCCATACAGTGGAAacagtggaggaggaggaggaggaggaggtggtgggAGCAACTATGGAG gAAAGTTGACAGGGAAAGTATCCCCTCTCTTTTAA
- the LOC139978886 gene encoding uncharacterized protein isoform X1, whose translation MSDEELGKLFIGGVDKDTTEDEFKSHFAKYGELIDCVLMKDSESERNRGFGFVKYKDPENAEDVLNSGDVVLNGKKLDPKKCTPRGSNQRVERKPNVQLADADTPHKIFIGGVPQGINERDITLLFSRFGSVSAVKLAQDPDTKRNKGFGFVSFMQERSALEACKEHFVDCGGKQVECKPARKAQKSGMKDGGGFYGGDFNGGNNWQGGPGGGPGNGPYGYMQGGGGQGWGGGPQQQMGNFGGHGNFGSPGGFGNQGGYGGNQGGFGGGYGGGGGNRGANQGGGFGGGYGGLQNGGGFGSGGQGGGGGGGFGNQYNQGGFGLSSGGGDAAPTGKGPGQTAGGGNQGYGGGYGGVYGSNQGGDPYSGNSGGGGGGGGGGSNYGGPMGGYHHEASRYGPQRGNFGIGPGPGPMSQNGGYGGDMGGGGYGGGGSSGGSGGGYGGGPGVGGGGGGVGGGQDMYGSGGPMSGNYGQQRMSNTQQYHPYRR comes from the exons ATGAGTGATGAAGAACTTGG GAAGCTCTTCATTGGAGGAGTTGATAAAGATACAACAGAAG ACGAATTCAAATCCCATTTTGCAAAATATGGAGAGCTGATCGATTGTGTGCTCATGAAAGACTCAGAATCTGAACGTAATAGAGGATTTGGATTTGTCAAATATAAGGATCCTGAAAATGCTGAAGATGTACTTAACAGTGGGGATGTAGTCCTTAATGGCAAGAAG CTTGACCCCAAAAAATGTACCCCACGTGGTAGTAACCAGAGAGTAGAGAGGAAACCTAATGTACAACTGGCAGATGCTGACACTCCACATAAAATCTTCATTGGGGGAGTCCCTCAGGGTATCAACGAGAGGGATATAACCTTACTCTTCTCAAGGTTTGGATCG GTATCTGCTGTCAAATTAGCTCAAGATCCAGATACAAAGAGAAACAAAG GCTTTGGATTCGTGTCCTTCATGCAAGAGAGAAGTGCCCTGGAAGCATGCAAAGAACACTTTGTGGATTGCGGTGGCAAACAA GTGGAGTGTAAGCCAGCTCGTAAGGCCCAGAAATCTGGAATGAAAGATGGCGGGGGCTTCTATGGCGGTGACTTTAACGGAGGCAACAACTGGCAAGGAGGACCAGGGGGTGGCCCAGGCAATGGACCGTATGGCTATATGCAAG GTGGAGGTGGCCAAGGTTGGGGTGGTGGTCCACAACAACAAATGG GGAATTTTGGAGGTCATGGCAACTTTGGCAGTCCGGGAGGCTTTGGTAACCAGGGTGGCTACGGTGGTAACCAAGGAGGTTTTGGCGGAGGGtacggaggaggaggaggaaaccGGGGTGCCAACCAAGGAGGAGGTTTCGGTGGTGGATATGGTGGTCTTCAGAATGGTGGTGGATTTGGAAGTGGCGGCCAAGGAGGAGGTGGAGGCGGTGGTTTTGGCAATCAATATAACCAGGGCGGTTTTG GCCTATCCTCTGGAGGAGGGGATGCAGCCCCTACAGGTAAAGGCCCTGGACAGACCGCAG GTGGTGGCAATCAGGGGTACGGTGGTGGTTACGGAGGTGTTTATGGCAGTAACCAAGGAGGAGATCCATACAGTGGAAacagtggaggaggaggaggaggaggaggtggtgggAGCAACTATGGAG GGCCAATGGGTGGCTACCATCATGAAGCATCGCGTTATGGGCCACAGAGAGGGAACTTCGGCATTGGTCCTGGACCCGGGCCCATGTCCCAAAATG GTGGTTATGGCGGTGACATGGGAGGCGGAGGCTATGGAGGAGGAGGAAGTAGTGGTGGCTCAGGAGGTGGATATGGGGGCGGACCAGGTGTTGGTGGAGGAGGTGGAGGCGTTGGAGGAGGGCAGGATATGTATGGCAGCGGCGGTCCTATGTCGGGCAATTATGGCCAGCAGAGGATGAGCAACACTCAACAATACCATCCCTACCGCCGGTGA
- the LOC139978886 gene encoding uncharacterized protein isoform X5, translating to MSDEELGKLFIGGVDKDTTEDEFKSHFAKYGELIDCVLMKDSESERNRGFGFVKYKDPENAEDVLNSGDVVLNGKKLDPKKCTPRGSNQRVERKPNVQLADADTPHKIFIGGVPQGINERDITLLFSRFGSVSAVKLAQDPDTKRNKGFGFVSFMQERSALEACKEHFVDCGGKQVECKPARKAQKSGMKDGGGFYGGDFNGGNNWQGGPGGGPGNGPYGYMQGGGGQGWGGGPQQQMGNFGGHGNFGSPGGFGNQGGYGGNQGGFGGGYGGGGGNRGANQGGGFGGGYGGLQNGGGFGSGGQGGGGGGGFGNQYNQGGFGLSSGGGDAAPTGKGPGQTAGGGNQGYGGGYGGVYGSNQGGDPYSGNSGGGGGGGGGGSNYGGPMGGYHHEASRYGPQRGNFGIGPGPGPMSQNGKLTGKVSPLF from the exons ATGAGTGATGAAGAACTTGG GAAGCTCTTCATTGGAGGAGTTGATAAAGATACAACAGAAG ACGAATTCAAATCCCATTTTGCAAAATATGGAGAGCTGATCGATTGTGTGCTCATGAAAGACTCAGAATCTGAACGTAATAGAGGATTTGGATTTGTCAAATATAAGGATCCTGAAAATGCTGAAGATGTACTTAACAGTGGGGATGTAGTCCTTAATGGCAAGAAG CTTGACCCCAAAAAATGTACCCCACGTGGTAGTAACCAGAGAGTAGAGAGGAAACCTAATGTACAACTGGCAGATGCTGACACTCCACATAAAATCTTCATTGGGGGAGTCCCTCAGGGTATCAACGAGAGGGATATAACCTTACTCTTCTCAAGGTTTGGATCG GTATCTGCTGTCAAATTAGCTCAAGATCCAGATACAAAGAGAAACAAAG GCTTTGGATTCGTGTCCTTCATGCAAGAGAGAAGTGCCCTGGAAGCATGCAAAGAACACTTTGTGGATTGCGGTGGCAAACAA GTGGAGTGTAAGCCAGCTCGTAAGGCCCAGAAATCTGGAATGAAAGATGGCGGGGGCTTCTATGGCGGTGACTTTAACGGAGGCAACAACTGGCAAGGAGGACCAGGGGGTGGCCCAGGCAATGGACCGTATGGCTATATGCAAG GTGGAGGTGGCCAAGGTTGGGGTGGTGGTCCACAACAACAAATGG GGAATTTTGGAGGTCATGGCAACTTTGGCAGTCCGGGAGGCTTTGGTAACCAGGGTGGCTACGGTGGTAACCAAGGAGGTTTTGGCGGAGGGtacggaggaggaggaggaaaccGGGGTGCCAACCAAGGAGGAGGTTTCGGTGGTGGATATGGTGGTCTTCAGAATGGTGGTGGATTTGGAAGTGGCGGCCAAGGAGGAGGTGGAGGCGGTGGTTTTGGCAATCAATATAACCAGGGCGGTTTTG GCCTATCCTCTGGAGGAGGGGATGCAGCCCCTACAGGTAAAGGCCCTGGACAGACCGCAG GTGGTGGCAATCAGGGGTACGGTGGTGGTTACGGAGGTGTTTATGGCAGTAACCAAGGAGGAGATCCATACAGTGGAAacagtggaggaggaggaggaggaggaggtggtgggAGCAACTATGGAG GGCCAATGGGTGGCTACCATCATGAAGCATCGCGTTATGGGCCACAGAGAGGGAACTTCGGCATTGGTCCTGGACCCGGGCCCATGTCCCAAAATG gAAAGTTGACAGGGAAAGTATCCCCTCTCTTTTAA
- the LOC139978886 gene encoding uncharacterized protein isoform X2: protein MSDEELGKLFIGGVDKDTTEDEFKSHFAKYGELIDCVLMKDSESERNRGFGFVKYKDPENAEDVLNSGDVVLNGKKLDPKKCTPRGSNQRVERKPNVQLADADTPHKIFIGGVPQGINERDITLLFSRFGSVSAVKLAQDPDTKRNKGFGFVSFMQERSALEACKEHFVDCGGKQVECKPARKAQKSGMKDGGGFYGGDFNGGNNWQGGPGGGPGNGPYGYMQGGGGQGWGGGPQQQMGNFGGHGNFGSPGGFGNQGGYGGNQGGFGGGYGGGGGNRGANQGGGFGGGYGGLQNGGGFGSGGQGGGGGGGFGNQYNQGGFGGGNQGYGGGYGGVYGSNQGGDPYSGNSGGGGGGGGGGSNYGGPMGGYHHEASRYGPQRGNFGIGPGPGPMSQNGGYGGDMGGGGYGGGGSSGGSGGGYGGGPGVGGGGGGVGGGQDMYGSGGPMSGNYGQQRMSNTQQYHPYRR, encoded by the exons ATGAGTGATGAAGAACTTGG GAAGCTCTTCATTGGAGGAGTTGATAAAGATACAACAGAAG ACGAATTCAAATCCCATTTTGCAAAATATGGAGAGCTGATCGATTGTGTGCTCATGAAAGACTCAGAATCTGAACGTAATAGAGGATTTGGATTTGTCAAATATAAGGATCCTGAAAATGCTGAAGATGTACTTAACAGTGGGGATGTAGTCCTTAATGGCAAGAAG CTTGACCCCAAAAAATGTACCCCACGTGGTAGTAACCAGAGAGTAGAGAGGAAACCTAATGTACAACTGGCAGATGCTGACACTCCACATAAAATCTTCATTGGGGGAGTCCCTCAGGGTATCAACGAGAGGGATATAACCTTACTCTTCTCAAGGTTTGGATCG GTATCTGCTGTCAAATTAGCTCAAGATCCAGATACAAAGAGAAACAAAG GCTTTGGATTCGTGTCCTTCATGCAAGAGAGAAGTGCCCTGGAAGCATGCAAAGAACACTTTGTGGATTGCGGTGGCAAACAA GTGGAGTGTAAGCCAGCTCGTAAGGCCCAGAAATCTGGAATGAAAGATGGCGGGGGCTTCTATGGCGGTGACTTTAACGGAGGCAACAACTGGCAAGGAGGACCAGGGGGTGGCCCAGGCAATGGACCGTATGGCTATATGCAAG GTGGAGGTGGCCAAGGTTGGGGTGGTGGTCCACAACAACAAATGG GGAATTTTGGAGGTCATGGCAACTTTGGCAGTCCGGGAGGCTTTGGTAACCAGGGTGGCTACGGTGGTAACCAAGGAGGTTTTGGCGGAGGGtacggaggaggaggaggaaaccGGGGTGCCAACCAAGGAGGAGGTTTCGGTGGTGGATATGGTGGTCTTCAGAATGGTGGTGGATTTGGAAGTGGCGGCCAAGGAGGAGGTGGAGGCGGTGGTTTTGGCAATCAATATAACCAGGGCGGTTTTG GTGGTGGCAATCAGGGGTACGGTGGTGGTTACGGAGGTGTTTATGGCAGTAACCAAGGAGGAGATCCATACAGTGGAAacagtggaggaggaggaggaggaggaggtggtgggAGCAACTATGGAG GGCCAATGGGTGGCTACCATCATGAAGCATCGCGTTATGGGCCACAGAGAGGGAACTTCGGCATTGGTCCTGGACCCGGGCCCATGTCCCAAAATG GTGGTTATGGCGGTGACATGGGAGGCGGAGGCTATGGAGGAGGAGGAAGTAGTGGTGGCTCAGGAGGTGGATATGGGGGCGGACCAGGTGTTGGTGGAGGAGGTGGAGGCGTTGGAGGAGGGCAGGATATGTATGGCAGCGGCGGTCCTATGTCGGGCAATTATGGCCAGCAGAGGATGAGCAACACTCAACAATACCATCCCTACCGCCGGTGA
- the LOC139978886 gene encoding uncharacterized protein isoform X6: MSDEELGKLFIGGVDKDTTEDEFKSHFAKYGELIDCVLMKDSESERNRGFGFVKYKDPENAEDVLNSGDVVLNGKKLDPKKCTPRGSNQRVERKPNVQLADADTPHKIFIGGVPQGINERDITLLFSRFGSVSAVKLAQDPDTKRNKGFGFVSFMQERSALEACKEHFVDCGGKQVECKPARKAQKSGMKDGGGFYGGDFNGGNNWQGGPGGGPGNGPYGYMQGGGGQGWGGGPQQQMGNFGGHGNFGSPGGFGNQGGYGGNQGGFGGGYGGGGGNRGANQGGGFGGGYGGLQNGGGFGSGGQGGGGGGGFGNQYNQGGFGLSSGGGDAAPTGKGPGQTAGGGNQGYGGGYGGVYGSNQGGDPYSGNSGGGGGGGGGGSNYGGKLTGKVSPLF; this comes from the exons ATGAGTGATGAAGAACTTGG GAAGCTCTTCATTGGAGGAGTTGATAAAGATACAACAGAAG ACGAATTCAAATCCCATTTTGCAAAATATGGAGAGCTGATCGATTGTGTGCTCATGAAAGACTCAGAATCTGAACGTAATAGAGGATTTGGATTTGTCAAATATAAGGATCCTGAAAATGCTGAAGATGTACTTAACAGTGGGGATGTAGTCCTTAATGGCAAGAAG CTTGACCCCAAAAAATGTACCCCACGTGGTAGTAACCAGAGAGTAGAGAGGAAACCTAATGTACAACTGGCAGATGCTGACACTCCACATAAAATCTTCATTGGGGGAGTCCCTCAGGGTATCAACGAGAGGGATATAACCTTACTCTTCTCAAGGTTTGGATCG GTATCTGCTGTCAAATTAGCTCAAGATCCAGATACAAAGAGAAACAAAG GCTTTGGATTCGTGTCCTTCATGCAAGAGAGAAGTGCCCTGGAAGCATGCAAAGAACACTTTGTGGATTGCGGTGGCAAACAA GTGGAGTGTAAGCCAGCTCGTAAGGCCCAGAAATCTGGAATGAAAGATGGCGGGGGCTTCTATGGCGGTGACTTTAACGGAGGCAACAACTGGCAAGGAGGACCAGGGGGTGGCCCAGGCAATGGACCGTATGGCTATATGCAAG GTGGAGGTGGCCAAGGTTGGGGTGGTGGTCCACAACAACAAATGG GGAATTTTGGAGGTCATGGCAACTTTGGCAGTCCGGGAGGCTTTGGTAACCAGGGTGGCTACGGTGGTAACCAAGGAGGTTTTGGCGGAGGGtacggaggaggaggaggaaaccGGGGTGCCAACCAAGGAGGAGGTTTCGGTGGTGGATATGGTGGTCTTCAGAATGGTGGTGGATTTGGAAGTGGCGGCCAAGGAGGAGGTGGAGGCGGTGGTTTTGGCAATCAATATAACCAGGGCGGTTTTG GCCTATCCTCTGGAGGAGGGGATGCAGCCCCTACAGGTAAAGGCCCTGGACAGACCGCAG GTGGTGGCAATCAGGGGTACGGTGGTGGTTACGGAGGTGTTTATGGCAGTAACCAAGGAGGAGATCCATACAGTGGAAacagtggaggaggaggaggaggaggaggtggtgggAGCAACTATGGAG gAAAGTTGACAGGGAAAGTATCCCCTCTCTTTTAA
- the LOC139978886 gene encoding uncharacterized protein isoform X3, whose amino-acid sequence MSDEELGKLFIGGVDKDTTEDEFKSHFAKYGELIDCVLMKDSESERNRGFGFVKYKDPENAEDVLNSGDVVLNGKKLDPKKCTPRGSNQRVERKPNVQLADADTPHKIFIGGVPQGINERDITLLFSRFGSVSAVKLAQDPDTKRNKGFGFVSFMQERSALEACKEHFVDCGGKQVECKPARKAQKSGMKDGGGFYGGDFNGGNNWQGGPGGGPGNGPYGYMQGGGGQGWGGGPQQQMGNFGGHGNFGSPGGFGNQGGYGGNQGGFGGGYGGGGGNRGANQGGGFGGGYGGLQNGGGFGSGGQGGGGGGGFGNQYNQGGFGLSSGGGDAAPTGKGPGQTAGGGNQGYGGGYGGVYGSNQGGDPYSGNSGGGGGGGGGGSNYGGGYGGDMGGGGYGGGGSSGGSGGGYGGGPGVGGGGGGVGGGQDMYGSGGPMSGNYGQQRMSNTQQYHPYRR is encoded by the exons ATGAGTGATGAAGAACTTGG GAAGCTCTTCATTGGAGGAGTTGATAAAGATACAACAGAAG ACGAATTCAAATCCCATTTTGCAAAATATGGAGAGCTGATCGATTGTGTGCTCATGAAAGACTCAGAATCTGAACGTAATAGAGGATTTGGATTTGTCAAATATAAGGATCCTGAAAATGCTGAAGATGTACTTAACAGTGGGGATGTAGTCCTTAATGGCAAGAAG CTTGACCCCAAAAAATGTACCCCACGTGGTAGTAACCAGAGAGTAGAGAGGAAACCTAATGTACAACTGGCAGATGCTGACACTCCACATAAAATCTTCATTGGGGGAGTCCCTCAGGGTATCAACGAGAGGGATATAACCTTACTCTTCTCAAGGTTTGGATCG GTATCTGCTGTCAAATTAGCTCAAGATCCAGATACAAAGAGAAACAAAG GCTTTGGATTCGTGTCCTTCATGCAAGAGAGAAGTGCCCTGGAAGCATGCAAAGAACACTTTGTGGATTGCGGTGGCAAACAA GTGGAGTGTAAGCCAGCTCGTAAGGCCCAGAAATCTGGAATGAAAGATGGCGGGGGCTTCTATGGCGGTGACTTTAACGGAGGCAACAACTGGCAAGGAGGACCAGGGGGTGGCCCAGGCAATGGACCGTATGGCTATATGCAAG GTGGAGGTGGCCAAGGTTGGGGTGGTGGTCCACAACAACAAATGG GGAATTTTGGAGGTCATGGCAACTTTGGCAGTCCGGGAGGCTTTGGTAACCAGGGTGGCTACGGTGGTAACCAAGGAGGTTTTGGCGGAGGGtacggaggaggaggaggaaaccGGGGTGCCAACCAAGGAGGAGGTTTCGGTGGTGGATATGGTGGTCTTCAGAATGGTGGTGGATTTGGAAGTGGCGGCCAAGGAGGAGGTGGAGGCGGTGGTTTTGGCAATCAATATAACCAGGGCGGTTTTG GCCTATCCTCTGGAGGAGGGGATGCAGCCCCTACAGGTAAAGGCCCTGGACAGACCGCAG GTGGTGGCAATCAGGGGTACGGTGGTGGTTACGGAGGTGTTTATGGCAGTAACCAAGGAGGAGATCCATACAGTGGAAacagtggaggaggaggaggaggaggaggtggtgggAGCAACTATGGAG GTGGTTATGGCGGTGACATGGGAGGCGGAGGCTATGGAGGAGGAGGAAGTAGTGGTGGCTCAGGAGGTGGATATGGGGGCGGACCAGGTGTTGGTGGAGGAGGTGGAGGCGTTGGAGGAGGGCAGGATATGTATGGCAGCGGCGGTCCTATGTCGGGCAATTATGGCCAGCAGAGGATGAGCAACACTCAACAATACCATCCCTACCGCCGGTGA
- the LOC139978886 gene encoding uncharacterized protein isoform X4: MSDEELGKLFIGGVDKDTTEDEFKSHFAKYGELIDCVLMKDSESERNRGFGFVKYKDPENAEDVLNSGDVVLNGKKLDPKKCTPRGSNQRVERKPNVQLADADTPHKIFIGGVPQGINERDITLLFSRFGSVSAVKLAQDPDTKRNKGFGFVSFMQERSALEACKEHFVDCGGKQVECKPARKAQKSGMKDGGGFYGGDFNGGNNWQGGPGGGPGNGPYGYMQGGGGQGWGGGPQQQMGNFGGHGNFGSPGGFGNQGGYGGNQGGFGGGYGGGGGNRGANQGGGFGGGYGGLQNGGGFGSGGQGGGGGGGFGNQYNQGGFGGGNQGYGGGYGGVYGSNQGGDPYSGNSGGGGGGGGGGSNYGGGYGGDMGGGGYGGGGSSGGSGGGYGGGPGVGGGGGGVGGGQDMYGSGGPMSGNYGQQRMSNTQQYHPYRR; this comes from the exons ATGAGTGATGAAGAACTTGG GAAGCTCTTCATTGGAGGAGTTGATAAAGATACAACAGAAG ACGAATTCAAATCCCATTTTGCAAAATATGGAGAGCTGATCGATTGTGTGCTCATGAAAGACTCAGAATCTGAACGTAATAGAGGATTTGGATTTGTCAAATATAAGGATCCTGAAAATGCTGAAGATGTACTTAACAGTGGGGATGTAGTCCTTAATGGCAAGAAG CTTGACCCCAAAAAATGTACCCCACGTGGTAGTAACCAGAGAGTAGAGAGGAAACCTAATGTACAACTGGCAGATGCTGACACTCCACATAAAATCTTCATTGGGGGAGTCCCTCAGGGTATCAACGAGAGGGATATAACCTTACTCTTCTCAAGGTTTGGATCG GTATCTGCTGTCAAATTAGCTCAAGATCCAGATACAAAGAGAAACAAAG GCTTTGGATTCGTGTCCTTCATGCAAGAGAGAAGTGCCCTGGAAGCATGCAAAGAACACTTTGTGGATTGCGGTGGCAAACAA GTGGAGTGTAAGCCAGCTCGTAAGGCCCAGAAATCTGGAATGAAAGATGGCGGGGGCTTCTATGGCGGTGACTTTAACGGAGGCAACAACTGGCAAGGAGGACCAGGGGGTGGCCCAGGCAATGGACCGTATGGCTATATGCAAG GTGGAGGTGGCCAAGGTTGGGGTGGTGGTCCACAACAACAAATGG GGAATTTTGGAGGTCATGGCAACTTTGGCAGTCCGGGAGGCTTTGGTAACCAGGGTGGCTACGGTGGTAACCAAGGAGGTTTTGGCGGAGGGtacggaggaggaggaggaaaccGGGGTGCCAACCAAGGAGGAGGTTTCGGTGGTGGATATGGTGGTCTTCAGAATGGTGGTGGATTTGGAAGTGGCGGCCAAGGAGGAGGTGGAGGCGGTGGTTTTGGCAATCAATATAACCAGGGCGGTTTTG GTGGTGGCAATCAGGGGTACGGTGGTGGTTACGGAGGTGTTTATGGCAGTAACCAAGGAGGAGATCCATACAGTGGAAacagtggaggaggaggaggaggaggaggtggtgggAGCAACTATGGAG GTGGTTATGGCGGTGACATGGGAGGCGGAGGCTATGGAGGAGGAGGAAGTAGTGGTGGCTCAGGAGGTGGATATGGGGGCGGACCAGGTGTTGGTGGAGGAGGTGGAGGCGTTGGAGGAGGGCAGGATATGTATGGCAGCGGCGGTCCTATGTCGGGCAATTATGGCCAGCAGAGGATGAGCAACACTCAACAATACCATCCCTACCGCCGGTGA
- the LOC139978888 gene encoding uncharacterized protein — protein MALRGQIKPKHNADQFLNERNVQQKSLERAMRGLTVERNYIMKHMDMDKKFFKTRCDKFQADVAKIKSNLTPKQIDEIERSSLRIKGQFLEENDNIFMTEEDMVILDIVEEANEGAEEQEEAKNEKKDQNENTSKNTSQKTGGILPDNIKKSSDVTDTERRPATQRSPKHSASQEPETNIREVKVKIIEPTEENQQLQSSVPKLPSASKPKELKPAIKLSRSQSVADLDGLSSTLPAIRGKSQPAVTALGARRNTIAVRSTTADPLNWSYSSGMFSCHNLRTSRIDFGFLDKAASVAAKKEKTRDYEREELQRMLKDETELNKVMIKRRKQSLFQKVDETIALTKPTPARLTPCKSPVGSEGDNEEFLTVQQSERPESTADSFSEDLEQLRDTIRFQKMQRWKNRDRRRSSVVTNLGKKDDETDEQYEDRLSNLKKEMKNCRYLRRRDSQNVGLGTETLVANQRKAEQIWRQSLAHNLF, from the coding sequence ATGGCACTAAGAGGCCAAATCAAGCCCAAGCATAACGCTGACCAGTTTCTGAATGAGCGAAATGTCCAGCAAAAATCCCTAGAGCGTGCAATGCGAGGACTGACGGTGGAACGCAACTACATTATGAAACATATGGATATGGATAAAAAGTTCTTTAAAACCCGTTGCGATAAATTCCAAGCTGACGTTGCTAAGATCAAAAGTAATTTAACCCCTAAACAAATCGATGAGATCGAAAGATCTTCACTACGAATAAAAGGACAATTTTTAGAAGAAAATGATAACATATTCATGACTGAGGAAGATATGGTAATATTGGACATTGTTGAGGAGGCTAACGAAGGCGCAGAGGAGCAAGAGGAGgcgaaaaatgaaaagaaagaccAAAATGAAAACACTTCTAAAAACACGTCACAGAAAACTGGAGGAATTTTACCGGATAACATTAAAAAATCAAGTGACGTCACTGATACAGAAAGGCGACCAGCGACCCAACGGTCACCAAAGCATAGTGCCAGTCAGGAACCGGAAACAAACATCCgagaggtcaaagttaaaatcATTGAACCGACGGAGGAGAACCAACAACTGCAAAGTTCTGTGCCTAAGTTACCGTCTGCTAGTAAACCAAAGGAACTCAAACCGGCCATCAAGTTATCTCGGAGTCAAAGTGTAGCAGATTTGGACGGGCTTAGCAGCACTTTACCAGCCATACGAGGCAAAAGCCAACCGGCCGTTACGGCGCTTGGTGCGCGAAGAAACACGATAGCGGTTCGAAGTACGACTGCAGATCCTCTTAACTGGTCCTACTCTAGCGGTATGTTCTCTTGTCATAATTTACGGACGAGTAGAATCGATTTCGGTTTTTTGGACAAGGCTGCTTCCGTAGCggcaaagaaagagaaaacacgTGACTATGAAAGAGAGGAGCTTCAGAGGATGCTTAAAGATGAGACAGAACTAAATAAAGTCATgatcaaaagaagaaaacaatcgTTGTTTCAAAAAGTAGACGAAACAATCGCTCTGACAAAACCGACACCGGCAAGATTGACACCGTGTAAATCGCCGGTTGGCAGCGAAGGTGACAATGAGGAGTTTCTTACCGTCCAACAATCGGAGCGTCCAGAATCAACCGCCGATTCATTCTCAGAGGATTTAGAACAACTAAGAGACACAATAAGGTTCCAGAAGATGCAGCGATGGAAAAACAGAGATAGGAGGCGCTCTTCAGTGGTGACGAATTTAGGAAAGAAAGACGATGAAACTGATGAACAATATGAGGACAGATtatcaaacttgaaaaaagaaatgaaaaactgtCGATACTTGAGGAGGCGAGATAGCCAAAACGTAGGTTTAGGAACAGAAACACTCGTAGCCAATCAGAGGAAAGCTGAACAAATTTGGCGCCAAAGCCTGGCTCATAACTTATTTTAG